Proteins encoded within one genomic window of Streptomyces kaniharaensis:
- a CDS encoding glycosyltransferase: protein MRVVLSTYGSRGDVQPLAGLALQLRALGAEVRVCAPPDDELAEQLGAAGVEMVPVGESVRSLVTGPPPAPSELPKRAAALVADFYDAVMATAGAGDAVVATGLFPSAAGARSAAEKLGIRYAYVSLQPTTLPSPHHRPFEYSMQPYPPEVTDNRELWELNIATMNALFGEVVNTHRASVGLAPVDNVRDHVFTDRPWLATDPVLGPWLQPADLDVVHTGAWILPDERPLPADLVAFLDAGAPPVYVGFGSMPMRGSQDVARVAVDAVRAQGRRVVINRGWAGLNLTDDEDDCFFVGEVNQQALFGRVAAVVHHGGAGTTTTAARAGAPQVVVPQIVDQPYWAGRVAELGIGAAHDGPAPTTESLSAALGTALTPGTRERATAVAGTIGTDGAAVAAKLLLDPSGREGLAASA from the coding sequence ATGCGTGTGGTGCTGTCGACGTACGGGTCGCGCGGGGACGTCCAGCCGTTGGCGGGGCTCGCCTTGCAGTTGCGGGCACTCGGTGCGGAGGTGCGGGTGTGCGCGCCGCCTGATGACGAGCTCGCGGAGCAGCTGGGCGCTGCCGGTGTGGAGATGGTGCCGGTCGGCGAGTCGGTGCGCTCGCTGGTGACCGGGCCGCCGCCGGCGCCGTCCGAACTGCCCAAGCGCGCGGCGGCGTTGGTCGCCGACTTCTACGACGCGGTCATGGCGACGGCCGGGGCAGGTGACGCGGTGGTGGCGACCGGCCTGTTCCCGAGCGCGGCCGGCGCTCGGTCGGCGGCCGAGAAGCTGGGCATCCGCTACGCGTACGTGAGCCTCCAGCCGACCACGCTGCCGTCTCCGCACCACCGGCCGTTCGAGTACTCGATGCAGCCGTATCCGCCGGAGGTGACCGACAACCGGGAGCTGTGGGAGCTGAACATCGCGACCATGAACGCGCTGTTCGGCGAGGTGGTCAACACCCACCGGGCGTCAGTCGGCCTGGCGCCGGTGGACAACGTCCGCGACCATGTCTTCACGGACCGCCCCTGGCTGGCGACGGATCCGGTCCTGGGCCCGTGGTTGCAGCCGGCCGACCTCGACGTCGTCCACACCGGCGCGTGGATCCTGCCGGACGAACGCCCTCTTCCCGCCGACCTGGTGGCGTTCCTGGACGCCGGCGCACCCCCGGTGTACGTGGGCTTCGGCAGCATGCCCATGCGCGGTTCGCAGGACGTCGCGCGGGTGGCCGTCGACGCGGTCCGGGCGCAGGGCCGGCGCGTCGTCATCAACCGCGGCTGGGCAGGCCTGAACCTGACGGACGACGAGGACGACTGCTTCTTCGTCGGCGAGGTCAACCAGCAGGCGCTCTTCGGCCGGGTGGCGGCCGTCGTGCACCACGGTGGCGCTGGCACGACGACGACGGCCGCCCGGGCCGGCGCGCCCCAGGTGGTGGTGCCCCAGATCGTGGACCAGCCGTACTGGGCCGGCCGGGTGGCCGAGCTGGGCATCGGCGCGGCACACGACGGCCCGGCTCCGACCACCGAGTCCCTGTCGGCCGCGCTCGGGACGGCCCTGACCCCCGGGACTCGCGAGCGGGCGACCGCCGTGGCCGGCACGATCGGCACCGACGGGGCGGCGGTGGCCGCGAAGCTGCTGCTCGACCCGTCCGGCCGGGAAGGACTGGCGGCGTCCGCTTGA